A single window of Granulicella mallensis MP5ACTX8 DNA harbors:
- a CDS encoding acetate/propionate family kinase, with amino-acid sequence MLILVLNSGSSSIKFSMFDVQEQADPCLLYDGELSGVGGTEATLEIHATDTSGLSREPSGVKAQTLQEAIQLVLDTVSGKQMPEVEAVGYRVVHPGAKLKDHQQITPEVLRDLEEAVAFAPLHDPEVIEMIRAGRERFPEVAHYACFDTMFHQTMPEEATTYPVPAVYREQGARRYGFHGLSCESIVRQMQAAGELPKRMVIAHLGSGCSVTALLEGRSVDTTMGLTPTGGVVMGTRPGDLDPGLMLYLLRQMGEGKEAASAVETMFNHESGMVALTGMANDMKAVRKAAADGNAQAALALKIFTRSVTKAIGGFCWLLGGLDAIVFAGGIGQHDALTRAEVLGGLDAMGILINFPLNAGKATGLQRISASQSKTEIFVVPAQEDLMIAVHVDRMARSKP; translated from the coding sequence ATGCTCATACTCGTACTCAACAGCGGTTCTTCCTCGATCAAGTTTTCGATGTTCGACGTCCAGGAGCAAGCCGACCCATGTCTGCTGTACGACGGAGAACTAAGCGGTGTGGGGGGGACGGAGGCTACGCTGGAGATCCATGCGACGGATACATCTGGTCTGAGCCGCGAGCCTTCCGGCGTGAAGGCCCAGACGCTGCAGGAGGCGATCCAACTCGTTCTGGATACCGTGTCCGGGAAGCAGATGCCGGAGGTCGAGGCTGTCGGCTATCGCGTCGTGCATCCCGGGGCGAAGCTCAAGGATCATCAGCAGATTACGCCTGAGGTACTGCGCGATCTGGAGGAGGCCGTGGCCTTTGCGCCACTGCACGATCCTGAGGTCATCGAGATGATTCGCGCAGGCAGGGAGCGATTTCCGGAGGTCGCCCATTACGCCTGCTTCGACACGATGTTTCACCAGACGATGCCGGAGGAGGCTACGACCTATCCGGTACCTGCGGTCTATCGCGAGCAGGGTGCTCGCCGGTACGGCTTTCATGGGCTGAGCTGCGAGTCGATTGTGCGGCAGATGCAGGCCGCCGGAGAACTGCCGAAGCGCATGGTCATTGCGCACCTGGGCAGTGGGTGCAGCGTGACGGCCCTGTTGGAGGGCCGCTCTGTGGATACCACGATGGGCCTTACGCCGACGGGGGGAGTAGTGATGGGCACGCGCCCCGGCGACCTCGATCCAGGCCTGATGCTGTACCTGCTCCGGCAGATGGGTGAGGGGAAAGAGGCTGCCTCAGCGGTCGAGACGATGTTCAACCATGAGTCGGGGATGGTGGCTCTGACCGGAATGGCGAACGACATGAAAGCCGTGCGGAAGGCGGCGGCGGACGGCAATGCGCAAGCCGCGCTGGCGCTGAAGATCTTTACGCGCAGCGTGACGAAGGCCATCGGCGGATTCTGCTGGCTGCTGGGTGGTCTCGATGCCATTGTGTTTGCCGGCGGCATCGGCCAGCACGATGCCCTGACGCGTGCGGAGGTCCTCGGCGGTCTGGACGCTATGGGGATCCTCATCAATTTTCCGTTAAATGCCGGGAAGGCAACGGGTCTGCAACGAATTAGCGCATCACAGTCTAAGACGGAGATTTTTGTCGTACCCGCCCAGGAAGATCTCATGATCGCCGTGCACGTCGACCGCATGGCTCGATCGAAACCGTAA
- a CDS encoding oxidoreductase: MSATKWTAEQIPSQTGKTALITGANSGIGYQAAVELARHGAHVLLGVRSLEKGQAALDRLLREVPGAQAELAVLDMASLASIRDFSQKFTAAGRGLDLLLNNAGVMALPTRELTPDGFERQFGTNHLGHFALTGLLLPRFLASTAPRVVTVASLAHRNGKIEFDNLQSERSYAPWDAYNNSKLANILFARELDRRAKAAGSRLISLPVHPGISRTAIVSNGPGTGSKDFKIMLLGLLAPIITQDDKMGALPTLYAATAPEAKGGEYIGPDGFKEFKGYPKVVQPLPRALDEAVAKKLWSVSEELTGVKYPLLS; this comes from the coding sequence ATGTCGGCAACAAAATGGACGGCAGAGCAAATTCCTTCACAAACGGGCAAAACAGCCCTGATTACAGGCGCAAACAGCGGTATCGGCTACCAGGCGGCGGTGGAACTGGCACGCCACGGAGCCCACGTTCTTCTGGGTGTCCGGAGCCTCGAAAAGGGCCAGGCGGCCCTCGACCGGCTGCTCCGCGAGGTTCCGGGAGCCCAGGCTGAGCTTGCCGTGCTGGATATGGCCTCGCTCGCCTCCATCCGTGATTTTTCTCAAAAATTTACAGCCGCCGGGCGCGGGCTGGATTTGCTGCTAAATAACGCCGGGGTCATGGCTTTGCCTACCCGCGAACTCACCCCCGATGGGTTCGAACGCCAGTTCGGCACCAATCACCTCGGCCATTTTGCACTCACAGGCCTGTTGTTGCCTCGTTTCTTGGCTTCGACTGCACCGCGCGTCGTGACCGTGGCTTCCCTGGCACACCGCAACGGCAAGATCGAGTTCGACAATCTCCAGAGCGAGCGCAGCTACGCGCCCTGGGATGCGTACAACAACTCGAAACTGGCAAATATTCTGTTTGCACGGGAACTCGACCGGCGGGCAAAGGCCGCTGGCAGCAGGCTGATCAGCCTGCCGGTGCATCCAGGCATCTCCCGAACAGCCATTGTCAGCAACGGCCCAGGGACCGGCAGCAAGGACTTCAAGATCATGTTGCTGGGCCTGCTGGCGCCGATCATCACGCAGGACGACAAAATGGGCGCGCTGCCGACGCTCTACGCGGCTACCGCACCCGAGGCTAAAGGCGGCGAGTACATTGGCCCCGATGGATTCAAGGAGTTCAAAGGCTATCCGAAGGTGGTGCAGCCACTCCCACGGGCTCTCGATGAGGCGGTAGCGAAGAAGCTGTGGTCGGTAAGCGAGGAGCTTACCGGGGTGAAGTACCCGCTGTTGTCCTAA
- a CDS encoding phosphoketolase family protein, protein MNSTSTLSSSPNSSQTANNPLGAEELRLIDGYWRACNYLCAGMLYLRHNPLLREPLKPEHIKNRLLGHWGSDPGQTFTWVHLNRLIKKYDLDLIYISGPGHGAPATLSNSYLEGVYSEVYPAMSEDITGLQKFFKQFSFPGGIGSHCTPETPGSIHEGGELGYSLSHGFGAAFDNPDLIVTVVVGDGESETGPLATSWHSNKFLNPIHDGAVLPVLHLNGYKIANPTILARISREELDSLFRGYGWTPYVVEGDDPALMHQQMASVMEQCVLEIRAIQEKARSAPAGTAPERPRWPMIILRTPKGWTCPKEVDGHKLEGSWRAHQMPILDPVTNPAHLKQVEAWLRSYKPEELFDESGKLHAEFRETAPVGQRRISGNPHANGGELRKPLELPDFRKYGVKVEKPGQIEVSSTGTLGKFLRDVIRQNMTSFRVFGPDETASNKLDAMYEASGKAWMAEMKPEDADGGFLATDGRVMEMLSEHTLEGWFEGYVLTGRHGFFSSYEAFVHIIDSMFNQHAKWLEKSKLELRWRAPISSINLLITSLVWRQDHNGFTHQDPGFLDLVTNKSPEVTRIYLPPDANCLLSVADHCLRSVDYINVIVADKAAHLQYLDMDAAVNHCTKGIGIWDFASNDAGQEPDVVMACAGDIPTSESLAAVAILRERCPEVKIRFVNVVDLFRLMPETEHPHGLSEREFDSLFTTDKPVIFNFHAYASLIHKFTYRRKNHDNFHVRGYKEKGNINTPLELAILNQIDRFDLAIDVIDRVPTLQASAAHVKEWLKDQIIESVSYAHENGIDSPEINGWKWPGEDA, encoded by the coding sequence ATGAATAGCACCTCCACTCTTTCTTCTTCGCCAAACTCTTCTCAAACTGCGAACAACCCTCTGGGGGCTGAAGAGCTACGCCTGATCGACGGTTACTGGCGGGCCTGCAACTATCTCTGCGCGGGCATGCTGTACCTCCGCCACAATCCCTTGCTGCGCGAGCCGCTGAAGCCTGAGCACATCAAGAACCGGCTGCTGGGCCACTGGGGCTCCGATCCCGGACAGACGTTCACCTGGGTGCATCTGAACCGGCTGATCAAGAAGTATGACCTCGACCTGATCTACATCTCGGGGCCAGGCCACGGAGCGCCTGCGACGCTTTCGAACAGCTACCTCGAAGGCGTGTACTCCGAGGTCTACCCGGCGATGAGCGAAGACATCACCGGCCTGCAGAAGTTCTTCAAGCAGTTTTCGTTTCCGGGCGGTATCGGAAGCCACTGCACCCCGGAGACTCCGGGTTCGATTCACGAGGGCGGCGAGTTGGGCTACAGCCTCTCGCATGGGTTTGGTGCGGCCTTCGACAATCCCGACCTCATCGTGACGGTGGTGGTGGGCGATGGCGAATCCGAGACGGGGCCACTTGCGACCTCGTGGCACTCAAATAAGTTCCTGAACCCGATCCACGATGGCGCTGTGTTGCCCGTGCTGCACCTGAACGGCTACAAGATCGCCAACCCCACGATCCTCGCCAGAATCTCGCGCGAAGAGCTGGACAGCCTCTTCCGCGGCTATGGCTGGACGCCCTATGTGGTCGAAGGCGACGATCCGGCTCTGATGCACCAGCAGATGGCCAGCGTGATGGAGCAGTGTGTGCTCGAGATTCGTGCGATCCAAGAGAAGGCGCGCAGCGCTCCCGCCGGCACGGCGCCGGAGCGGCCGCGCTGGCCGATGATCATCCTGCGTACGCCGAAGGGCTGGACGTGCCCCAAGGAGGTCGACGGACACAAGCTGGAAGGCTCGTGGCGCGCCCACCAGATGCCCATTCTCGATCCGGTCACCAACCCCGCGCACCTGAAGCAGGTAGAGGCGTGGCTGCGCAGCTACAAGCCGGAGGAGCTGTTCGACGAGAGCGGCAAGCTCCATGCCGAGTTCAGAGAGACGGCTCCGGTAGGACAGCGGCGTATCAGCGGCAATCCGCACGCGAACGGCGGCGAACTGCGCAAGCCGCTGGAGCTGCCGGACTTCCGCAAGTATGGCGTAAAGGTCGAGAAGCCCGGACAGATCGAGGTTTCATCGACGGGTACACTCGGGAAGTTTCTGCGCGATGTCATCCGTCAGAACATGACGAGCTTCCGTGTCTTCGGGCCGGATGAGACCGCCTCCAACAAGCTCGACGCGATGTACGAAGCGAGCGGCAAGGCCTGGATGGCGGAGATGAAGCCGGAGGACGCCGATGGCGGTTTTCTCGCCACCGACGGGCGCGTGATGGAGATGCTCAGCGAGCACACGCTCGAAGGCTGGTTCGAAGGCTACGTGCTCACAGGGCGTCACGGCTTCTTTTCGAGCTATGAGGCGTTCGTCCACATCATCGACTCAATGTTCAACCAGCATGCGAAGTGGCTGGAGAAGAGCAAGCTGGAGCTGCGCTGGCGCGCTCCGATCTCCTCCATCAATCTGCTGATTACCTCATTGGTATGGCGGCAGGACCACAACGGGTTCACGCACCAGGACCCCGGCTTCCTCGACCTGGTGACAAACAAGAGTCCCGAGGTCACGCGCATCTATCTTCCGCCCGATGCGAACTGCCTGCTGAGCGTGGCCGACCACTGCCTGCGCAGCGTGGATTACATCAATGTCATCGTCGCGGATAAGGCGGCGCATCTGCAGTACCTGGACATGGATGCGGCGGTGAACCATTGCACCAAGGGTATCGGCATCTGGGACTTCGCCAGCAACGACGCGGGCCAGGAGCCCGATGTTGTGATGGCGTGCGCGGGAGATATTCCCACCTCAGAGTCGCTGGCGGCGGTTGCGATTCTCCGGGAACGCTGCCCTGAGGTAAAGATCCGCTTCGTCAACGTGGTCGATCTGTTCCGTCTGATGCCGGAGACAGAACATCCGCATGGCCTGTCAGAGCGCGAGTTTGACAGCCTGTTTACGACGGACAAGCCGGTCATCTTCAACTTCCATGCCTATGCTTCGCTGATCCATAAGTTCACGTACCGCAGGAAGAATCACGACAACTTCCACGTGCGCGGCTACAAGGAGAAGGGCAATATCAATACGCCGCTGGAGCTGGCAATTCTGAACCAGATCGACCGCTTCGATCTGGCGATCGATGTGATCGACCGCGTGCCAACGCTGCAGGCGAGCGCCGCGCACGTCAAGGAATGGCTGAAGGACCAGATCATCGAGAGTGTGAGCTACGCGCATGAGAACGGCATTGATAGCCCGGAGATCAACGGGTGGAAGTGGCCCGGCGAAGACGCTTAG
- a CDS encoding response regulator — MAKRRVLLVDDEVSILLTVKAVLEISGFDVDTAASAREGKSKLKLNEYHMVITDMRMEHDASGREVILAARSAPYQPAVALLTALPFSEEDWQEMGADKMLVKPMQTGALIGQLERLMENHTAKLASSPKPVTAAKPKAAKKAAPAKKAVAKKAAPAKKAVAKKAVKTSAAKRPASRTLPVKKVAVKKKAAVKKTVVAKKKAVAKKTVAKKAKR, encoded by the coding sequence ATGGCGAAGCGCCGCGTTTTATTGGTCGATGATGAAGTCTCTATTTTGCTTACCGTGAAGGCTGTGCTGGAGATCAGCGGCTTCGATGTGGACACTGCCGCGAGCGCGCGGGAGGGGAAGTCGAAGCTCAAGCTGAACGAATACCACATGGTGATTACCGACATGCGCATGGAGCACGATGCCTCCGGGCGTGAGGTCATTCTGGCTGCCCGGTCCGCGCCATACCAGCCCGCAGTGGCGCTGCTTACCGCACTCCCCTTCAGCGAGGAAGACTGGCAGGAGATGGGCGCCGACAAGATGCTGGTGAAGCCCATGCAGACAGGCGCCCTGATCGGGCAGCTTGAGAGGCTGATGGAGAATCACACGGCCAAATTGGCGAGCTCTCCTAAGCCGGTGACGGCTGCGAAGCCTAAGGCTGCAAAGAAGGCGGCTCCAGCGAAAAAGGCAGTGGCGAAGAAAGCTGCTCCCGCTAAGAAAGCCGTCGCGAAGAAGGCGGTGAAGACGTCTGCCGCCAAGCGGCCTGCGTCAAGGACGTTGCCGGTGAAGAAGGTCGCGGTGAAGAAGAAGGCTGCGGTCAAAAAGACTGTTGTGGCGAAGAAGAAGGCCGTAGCCAAGAAGACTGTCGCGAAAAAAGCTAAGCGGTAG